From Rhodovastum atsumiense, a single genomic window includes:
- the pyk gene encoding pyruvate kinase: MPPAPRIRRSRRTKIIATLGPASSTPETIERLYRAGADVFRLNFSHGTHADHAARIAAIRDLERRLGRPIGILADVQGPKLRIGRFAAGRVHLQTGQRFRLDRDPTPGDADRVELPHPEILEAARIGTTLLLDDGKLRLRVLHTRTDHLVTEVVVGGPLSDRKGVNVPDVPLAIPALTAKDRQDLAFALEHGVDYIGLSFVQRPEDVAEARAIANGRAWIMAKIEKPQAIENLDAVVALADCVMVARGDLGVEMPPEEVPLLQKRIVRTARAAGKPVVVATQMLESMIAAPAPTRAEASDVATAVLDGADAVMLSAETASGQFPYEAVNIMDRIIARMEQDPLWRNIVEASRPAPERSAADAIAAAARQVAGTLGARAICAFTTSGGTGLRAARERPEAPILGLTPSVETARRLAVVWGVHAALLPEPCRPDATVEEAGRVAMQYGFAAPDEDVVVIAGQPFGVAGSTNALRVTRCARPGTAAAAAAAA; encoded by the coding sequence ATGCCGCCCGCCCCGAGGATCCGCCGTAGCCGTCGCACCAAGATCATCGCCACGCTCGGCCCGGCCTCCTCGACCCCGGAGACCATCGAGCGGCTGTACCGCGCCGGGGCCGACGTGTTCCGGCTGAATTTCAGCCACGGCACCCATGCCGACCATGCCGCCCGCATCGCCGCAATCCGGGACCTGGAACGCCGGCTTGGCCGGCCGATCGGCATCCTCGCCGACGTGCAGGGCCCGAAGCTGCGCATCGGCCGCTTCGCCGCCGGCCGCGTCCACCTGCAGACCGGCCAGCGCTTTCGCCTCGACCGCGACCCCACCCCCGGCGATGCCGACCGGGTGGAGCTGCCGCATCCGGAAATCCTGGAAGCGGCGCGGATCGGCACCACGCTGCTGCTCGATGACGGCAAGCTGCGCCTGCGCGTGCTGCACACCCGTACCGATCACCTGGTCACCGAGGTCGTGGTCGGCGGCCCGCTTTCGGACCGCAAGGGCGTGAACGTGCCGGACGTGCCGTTGGCGATTCCGGCGCTGACCGCCAAGGATCGCCAGGACCTCGCCTTCGCGCTGGAACACGGCGTCGATTATATCGGCCTGTCCTTCGTGCAGCGCCCCGAGGACGTGGCCGAGGCCCGCGCCATCGCCAATGGCCGCGCCTGGATCATGGCCAAGATCGAGAAGCCGCAGGCGATCGAGAACCTCGACGCGGTGGTCGCCCTGGCCGACTGCGTGATGGTGGCACGCGGCGACCTCGGCGTGGAGATGCCGCCCGAGGAAGTACCCCTGTTGCAGAAGCGCATCGTCCGCACCGCCCGCGCCGCCGGCAAGCCGGTGGTGGTGGCGACCCAGATGCTGGAGAGCATGATCGCGGCCCCCGCCCCCACCCGCGCGGAGGCCTCCGACGTCGCCACGGCGGTGCTCGACGGCGCCGACGCGGTGATGCTCTCGGCCGAGACGGCGTCCGGCCAGTTCCCCTACGAGGCGGTCAACATCATGGACCGCATCATTGCCCGGATGGAGCAGGATCCGCTCTGGCGCAACATCGTCGAGGCTTCCCGCCCCGCCCCGGAGCGCTCGGCCGCCGATGCGATCGCCGCCGCCGCCCGCCAGGTCGCCGGGACGCTCGGCGCGCGTGCCATCTGCGCCTTCACCACCTCGGGCGGCACCGGTCTGCGCGCCGCGCGCGAACGCCCGGAGGCGCCGATCCTGGGCCTGACGCCCTCGGTCGAGACGGCGCGGCGCCTCGCCGTGGTGTGGGGCGTGCATGCCGCGCTGCTGCCGGAGCCCTGCCGGCCCGACGCCACCGTGGAGGAAGCCGGGCGCGTGGCGATGCAGTACGGCTTTGCCGCGCCGGACGAGGACGTGGTGGTGATCGCCGGCCAGCCCTTCGGCGTGGCCGGATCCACCAACGCCCTGCGCGTCACCCGCTGCGCCCGCCCCGGCACCGCCGCCGCAGCAGCAGCAGCAGCCTGA